CCACCATCTGAGGATGGCAAACCAGGAGAAGAAGGGTCTGCCGAAGTTGAAAAACCACAAGAAGGAGAAGCCCCACTTGATGGAGATGAACAACACGACGGAACACAAAATCCAGCCGAAGGAGATCCATCACCTGAAGGTGACCAACCCCCGCAATCAAATGAATTACAACCTACTTTAGATGGAGAGCAACCACCAGAAAACACTTCTTCAGATGGGAATCAACCCCCTCCTGATGGATCAAATCCTCCGCCACCCGAGGGAAACGTGCCGCCGCCTCCAGTTGGATCAACGCCTCCACCACCAGAAGGAAGCTTGCCTCCTCCAGATGGGATGATGCCACCACCAAGTGGAGATATGGCTTTTGTAACTGACGGGGGCATGCTTCCCCCACTTGATGGTGGTGGTGATTTTCTTCTTGGTGGTGACATGACGTTTATGCCGAACACAGACATGACCTTTTTGCCACCTCCACCAGTTCCCATTGATACATTTAACGCCCCTCCGCCACCAACGGATTCTTTTTTTGACTATCAACCAGAACTTTTAACAGGTGATCCATCTGTCAAACCAACAAGTCTGCCGACAGATGGATTGACTGAGTATCTTGGGACTTTTCTCGGAGCAGAAACGGCTTCTGGCGATACCATATCTGGCAATTTATTCATGGAAGTGAATTGGTACTCAAAAAAGGCTCTTGGAATGATGTTTGAGACTGACCCCAACCAACCAGGAGGATCTCCCGTTTTTTTCTTTGGCACCGTTGATCCTGAGACAATGAGCCTTAAAGATATCAATGCTTTTGGTGCTGATGGTGGTGACCCTAGCGACACCACGGATAATGTCTCTGCATTGTTTGGCAATATTGGCAGCGGAAATTTTCTTGGTGCAAACTATGAACTTTTTGACATGACTTTAACAGGTACCGACTATAGCCTTTATGTTCCAGGAAACCCTTCTGAGGGATCCTGGAACCTTGCAGCAACTACCTCTCGAGCTGTTGACCATGATCCGATTGACAAAGAAGTACCCAAAAACACGTCCCTCTGGAAGGGTTATGTGGTTGGCATTTCAGAAAACGTTCAGGATCCTAATCTTGACCGCAGGATGTTCGTCTCTGACAGTAGTGACTATTTAAGTATGACTCTTGATAGGGGTGCCGGTACAATTACGGGCGACATGAAAGCAAAAGATATGATAGTTAACCAAAAAGCTTTGAACGTAAGAGTTGGAGAAGGTGGTTCAGGTTATGTCTTTGATGATCACTTTGCCGCAATAGTCGGCTGCACAGCTGGCGCTGGTTCAGCATGTGTTGACCAAAATACTGACGGAACATTAGATGTCTCATTAAATCAATATGGTAATTATTTATTCACTACAAACCCGGACGACAAAATGGCGAATTATGCCACTTGGGGGTATTGGGAAGCAAGTTATAAAGAAGCTGACAACGATATGTATCACACCCATATCCCTTACTCTATGTGGATCGCCGGAGAAGCTACCCCTGCGGCATATGTAAATGGCTTAACGTTTACTGCATCGTACGTCGGCAAAGCTAAGGGGTCTTATGTTGATACCAATGGCAACGCCTATAGCTTCAAGGATGGTACATCAAATATAAATATAAATTTCAGCACAGACGCTGTTACTGGAACAATATCTTTTCCTGGAGTTATTTCTTTCGGTGGAACTGCACCTAATGTACACCATGCAGTTTTAAATATTGGAGGATCAAGTTCATTTACTGATGCAGACTTTACTGCAAATGTTATCTCAATTGACAGATATACTGATATTTCAAACTTCACCAACCATACTACTTCTGCCAACGTACTTGACGGGACAGTGTATGGCCCAACTGCCGAATCAATCGGAGGCAGCTTTTACGGACGAATCAACCCAGGATCTCTTGAGCACTATAATGGAATCTTTGGGGGAAATCGTTAATATAAACTACAAACAGTCATGATACTTTTAAAAAAAATATCTATTTCGGGTTTACATGCCCTACAATAGATTTACCAACCTTTGGCGGCCGACACCCTTCAGAATCGGCATAACTGTCGTTGTTCTATGCAACCTGCTGTTTTACTCTTTTGGTGGTGTAAAACCGGCGCTGCTTGAGTCCTTAGACAATCAGCTTATTGATGCCATGTTTCGCTGGCGGGGATCACAGGAGACCTCCGGCTCTGTAACCATTGTCGATATTGACGAACAAAGCATGAAGGCTGTGGGACAATGGCCCTGGTCTCGCAATGTTGTTGCGAAGCTTACTGAGCAAATTGCTGCTGCCGGGGCAAAATCAATCGGCTTTGATATTGTTTTTGCCGAGGCCGACCGCACCTCTCCCGTAAACACCCTGCCCATAATTTCAAAACTGCTTCCTGATATTATTAGCCAGGAAACACTTGAAAAGTTTGGCCAAGCACCAGAATTCAATTACGACTTGCTTCTTGGTGAAATAGTTTCAACGACCCCAAGTGTACTCGGTTATGTCTTCCAAACCATGAATGACGGTCTCAAAAACGAGTCCGACAAGCCTTTTCCATCCATCAACGTCACCCTGCAACCCGACAACCTGCAATACCAAGATCTGACACTCATCCCAGCCTACCGAAGCATCCTTAATACCGCCGATATCTCTATGGCACCAACTGAAGGGTTTTTCAACGTCTTCCCTGACCCAGCCGGAACCGTTCGAAAGGTTCCGCTGTTCATGGAACTTGACGGCGTGCCCTACCCCTCACTTGCCCTTGAGATGATCCGCATCGGCCAGAATATCTCCGATGTAACTATCCACGCCTCCCAGCAGGTCAGCGGCGGCCACCACACCCTTTTGGGCATCTCCCTTGATGGGCGCTTTATTCCGACTGACAGCAATGGCCAGGTTACCGTCAACTACCGAGGCCCAATGAAAAGCTTTCCCTATATCTCTGCCGTTGATGTGCTTAATGGAATAAACACCACAGGCCTGAACGGCAGACACGTCCTGATCGGCACTTCGGCAGCAGGTCTGCTTGATTTACGTGCAACCCCCTTCTCTAATGTTTTTGCCGGTGTCGAAGTCCATGCCAATCTTATCGACAATATTCTGGTCGGAGACCCTTTAACCCAAGACATCTTCACAGAGATCGGCATCACTTACACCACTGTAACTATTGGCGGCATTATACTAACCGCGTTACTCGCCTTTTCTTCACCGCTTATCGGTGGTTTGGGCGGTATGTTTTTGATTACAATGTACATCATTTACGGCAACTACCATTTTTTCTTCCTGCAAAACCAACTGGTCGGCATCACGTTTCCACTCGCCAGTATCTTTTCGGTTTTCCTCTTCGTGACCCTGTTTAATTATTTTCTTAAGGATCGGGAAAAGCGCTTTGTGCAAGGTGCTTTTGGCCATTATGTATCGCCAGAAGTAGTATCTGAACTCATCAAATCACCAGAAAAACTCTCCTTAGCTGGCCAGGAAAAAGTTATAACCATTTTCTTTAATGATATTCGTGGATTCACCTCAATATCAGAAAGAATGGATTCTAAACATCTGGGTATTTTCATGAACAAATACCTCACCGCCATGAGTTCGGTGATCATGGATAATAAGGGCACCGTTGATAAGTTTATTGGTGATGCCATTATGGCCTTATGGGGTGCGCCGCTTGACGACGAACAACACGCTGCAAATGCGGTTCGTGCCGCACTTGAAATGATGCAAACCCTGCATGAATTGCAAATAGTCTGGACCGAACAGGGACTGCCGCCCGTTGATATCGGCATTGGCCTTAATACCGGCATGGTCAGCGTTGGTAATTTTGGCAGCGACCAACGATTTGACTACACCGTAATCGGTGACAATGTGAACCTGGCCTCCCGTCTGGAGGGTTTAAACAAAGTCTACGGCACAAACATTCTCATTTCCGGTTCTACCTTCGAGGCGATACAAGGCCGGTTCACCTGCAGATTTGTTGATCTTGTCAGAGTTAAAGGGAAGAATAAGCCGGTGGAAATTTATGAGCCAATCTCTGAGGGAGAGGCCTCCGGCACGTTACAAAATGAGCTAAAACAATTTCAGCAGGCTATAGACCTCTATCGTCAAAAAGCCTTCCAGCAGTCACTTCAACTGATTCAACAGCTACAAATGAGTAATCCAACCCCACTATACAAACTCTACATTTCACGCATCAATTATTTTCGACAAAACCCCCCGCCTTCGGATTGGGATGGTGTCTACACCGCAACATCAAAATAATTTACTACCCATCTTTTTGCTCTTGTTATATAACTTTTATTGTCGCCTCTGACGGCCTGTTAATCGCCCACCCAAATGTTAATCAAACTGCTGCGCACAAACTCGACAAATACTCTTTCAAAGAGTTCGAACCTGTCAAAAATGTAATTGGGGGCCAAACCGGCAATATTGAATATGATTATGAAGGACAGCCGCTGGATCGCCGGACCTTCGTTGCCTAACTTGATGAGTTTCTCAAATCGTGATTCAGGTATTGTCCCAGACTATCTCAAATTTTTCTATCGGGATATCCTTGTCCGGGATAATGACAATTTGTTTACCCACCTCATCTTCAATCTGATGAATCATATCGGCCTCTTCTTTTAACATAAGCGCTGCAACAGGCGGACTTACACAAACACACGCCTTTTCACCTGGCATATCCGGTGCTTTGAGGGATAGTTTCCTGAAAATCTCATAACAGATTGTCCGGCGCGACTTAACAAAGCCATCTCCACGACAACACAGGCATGGCTCACACATCATCCGATGCAGATCCTCCCGGCTTCGTTTTCTGGTCATCTGAACCAGACCAAATTCCGACACCTTTAAGATATTAACCCGGCATTTATCCTTTTTTACCGATTCCGTCAGAATACGAACAACTTCTTCGCGATGGAACTCTTGCTCCATATCGATGAAATCAACAATAATGATACCACCGATATTTTTAAGACGAAGTTGATAGGCTATCTCTTTTGCCGCTTCAATATTCGTTTTAAAAATTGTATCTTCAAGATCGTTTTTGCCGACATATCGGCCGGTATTCACATCAATTACGGTGAGGGCTTCAGTGGCCTCAATAACGATATACCCCCCACAACGAAGCCAAACCTTTTTATTTAAGGCCCGGTTAATCTCCATTTCTATGCCGTACGCATCAAACACCGGTGTTTTCTCAGAAAAATAATGCACCTTTTTGCTCAATCTCGGCGCAAAATTTTCAACAAAGCGCAACACCCTGTTATAGGTGTTTATCTCATCCACCACCACCCTG
This window of the Desulfobulbaceae bacterium genome carries:
- a CDS encoding FecR domain-containing protein; the encoded protein is MKAQLLFLFSLVLYLLFFDCVSAEEKFNAATVVATRGEVVAIDQTGVSRKLSVKSPIFEEDTIITGRRGKIQLLFKDSSIISLASKTEMKISEYRWDASEKSGALKTTVKEGTFRIMGGALAKFSPKTFTTETPSATIGIRGSSFTGTVTDNALAVVFQAGIGVDIFNNAGSVAITQPGYGTHVPGLNQAPLPPVKFSATDMAVINDALTGEVDDQDKEDPPDDGQETGANGEKNDSPEGDDDQTKDAEQGPNGEGPPEGEDVTDEPPSEDGKPGEEGSAEVEKPQEGEAPLDGDEQHDGTQNPAEGDPSPEGDQPPQSNELQPTLDGEQPPENTSSDGNQPPPDGSNPPPPEGNVPPPPVGSTPPPPEGSLPPPDGMMPPPSGDMAFVTDGGMLPPLDGGGDFLLGGDMTFMPNTDMTFLPPPPVPIDTFNAPPPPTDSFFDYQPELLTGDPSVKPTSLPTDGLTEYLGTFLGAETASGDTISGNLFMEVNWYSKKALGMMFETDPNQPGGSPVFFFGTVDPETMSLKDINAFGADGGDPSDTTDNVSALFGNIGSGNFLGANYELFDMTLTGTDYSLYVPGNPSEGSWNLAATTSRAVDHDPIDKEVPKNTSLWKGYVVGISENVQDPNLDRRMFVSDSSDYLSMTLDRGAGTITGDMKAKDMIVNQKALNVRVGEGGSGYVFDDHFAAIVGCTAGAGSACVDQNTDGTLDVSLNQYGNYLFTTNPDDKMANYATWGYWEASYKEADNDMYHTHIPYSMWIAGEATPAAYVNGLTFTASYVGKAKGSYVDTNGNAYSFKDGTSNININFSTDAVTGTISFPGVISFGGTAPNVHHAVLNIGGSSSFTDADFTANVISIDRYTDISNFTNHTTSANVLDGTVYGPTAESIGGSFYGRINPGSLEHYNGIFGGNR
- a CDS encoding adenylate/guanylate cyclase domain-containing protein, translating into MPYNRFTNLWRPTPFRIGITVVVLCNLLFYSFGGVKPALLESLDNQLIDAMFRWRGSQETSGSVTIVDIDEQSMKAVGQWPWSRNVVAKLTEQIAAAGAKSIGFDIVFAEADRTSPVNTLPIISKLLPDIISQETLEKFGQAPEFNYDLLLGEIVSTTPSVLGYVFQTMNDGLKNESDKPFPSINVTLQPDNLQYQDLTLIPAYRSILNTADISMAPTEGFFNVFPDPAGTVRKVPLFMELDGVPYPSLALEMIRIGQNISDVTIHASQQVSGGHHTLLGISLDGRFIPTDSNGQVTVNYRGPMKSFPYISAVDVLNGINTTGLNGRHVLIGTSAAGLLDLRATPFSNVFAGVEVHANLIDNILVGDPLTQDIFTEIGITYTTVTIGGIILTALLAFSSPLIGGLGGMFLITMYIIYGNYHFFFLQNQLVGITFPLASIFSVFLFVTLFNYFLKDREKRFVQGAFGHYVSPEVVSELIKSPEKLSLAGQEKVITIFFNDIRGFTSISERMDSKHLGIFMNKYLTAMSSVIMDNKGTVDKFIGDAIMALWGAPLDDEQHAANAVRAALEMMQTLHELQIVWTEQGLPPVDIGIGLNTGMVSVGNFGSDQRFDYTVIGDNVNLASRLEGLNKVYGTNILISGSTFEAIQGRFTCRFVDLVRVKGKNKPVEIYEPISEGEASGTLQNELKQFQQAIDLYRQKAFQQSLQLIQQLQMSNPTPLYKLYISRINYFRQNPPPSDWDGVYTATSK
- a CDS encoding Rne/Rng family ribonuclease, whose amino-acid sequence is MATDLIINATSYEVRIALIEHGDLVEFYLERPSERGLVGNIYHGRVVRVLPGMQAAFVEIGLSRTGFLYVDDVNVETQEIDNLPAITNGDFDEQPPDSLSRREPGMSIDDLLVEGQEILVQISKEPIGSKGARLTCNITLPCRNLVFMPMTDHIGVSRKIEDEDLRQKFKEDIEELRPADTGFIVRTVAESATREDFEADMEFLLNLWSDIQAEAAKPNIPSLVYEDLDIILRVVRDVFSPTVDRVVVDEINTYNRVLRFVENFAPRLSKKVHYFSEKTPVFDAYGIEMEINRALNKKVWLRCGGYIVIEATEALTVIDVNTGRYVGKNDLEDTIFKTNIEAAKEIAYQLRLKNIGGIIIVDFIDMEQEFHREEVVRILTESVKKDKCRVNILKVSEFGLVQMTRKRSREDLHRMMCEPCLCCRGDGFVKSRRTICYEIFRKLSLKAPDMPGEKACVCVSPPVAALMLKEEADMIHQIEDEVGKQIVIIPDKDIPIEKFEIVWDNT